From Mytilus galloprovincialis chromosome 9, xbMytGall1.hap1.1, whole genome shotgun sequence, the proteins below share one genomic window:
- the LOC143044973 gene encoding uncharacterized protein LOC143044973 isoform X2, with translation MSTISQRWYICTVLLCLSPYLEAFNSCKEVSLSKNRNTSGEYILYHDENPFKVYCFFEDDWVYTFISKSSYNTSIDMSKLYNTKNFTKIRIRWNDGTQKDVSVENLTGYQDKSDLYFGYNNHNSYQGPQSTNADHMSPYLFLGFLPIKLARNKTIQGYRAGERDFTFNNCDANPNSYITFYFNPNRSYPRIVGRSNTFMNGWMEYSSLINKSLSMGREFYFDFEMHMGGCGGFMTTYAVSNLTVALGLPFGPLSNLEEHEEDTDDVRNRDLLL, from the exons ATGTCAACCATTTCCCAAAGGTGGTACATTTGCACGGTACTGCTATGTTTATCCCCGTATTTAGAGGCGTTTA ATTCATGCAAAGAAGTATCTTTGTCAAAGAATCGAAATACCAGTGGAGAATATATACTTTATCATGACGAAAACCCATTCAAGGTGTATTGCTTCTTTGAAGATGATTGGGTGTATACATTTATATCAAAGTCGTCGTATAACACATCAATTGACATGTCAAAGTTATACAACACTAAAAACTTTACCAAAATTCGTATCAGGTGGAACGACGGTACACAAAAAGATGTTTCTGTAGAAAATTTGACAGGATATCAAGATAAGTCTGATCTCTACTTCGGATATAACAACCATAATTCATATCAAGGCCCTCAAAGCACAAATGCCGATCACATGTCGCCATATCTGTTTCTCGGATTTTTACCAATTAAATTGGCAAGAAACAAAACCATACAAGGATATCGTGCTGGAGAAAGGGATTTTACATTCAATAATTGTGACGCAAATCCAAACAGTTACATAACTTTCTATTTCAATCCTAATAGAAGCTATCCGAGGATAGTTGGCAGGTCGAATACCTTTATGAACGGTTGGATGGAGTATTCgtcattaataaataaaagtttatcCATGGGTAGGGAATTCTATTTTGACTTTGAGATGCATATGGGCGGTTGCGGTGGATTTATGACAACATATGCTGTATCCAATTTAACGGTAGCTTTAGGATTGCCGTTTg GGCCTTTATCCAATCTGGAAGAACATGAGGAAGATACTGATGATGTGAGAAATAGAG ATTTACTGCTATGA
- the LOC143044975 gene encoding uncharacterized protein LOC143044975 encodes MATCKRTISNEESSYSSDIEFFPNCKRHQTKKPKLIDGKLNDVGVIFSEKPISMDNLIQNLKILQKGSNGSGNFPTTIDSLKMFTRDLLTFSFPCVSWSKKSTLPLALMLQEEEIEQESLMIICTINKTLSEFYERTRCRENNNLPNLILTDRLSNRLFEHWFHRIFLFVSGMKEILEKLINPIPVPPGRYSDQEILQESVFTQIFLKFAQICFLNPEVGEASKKCLKIRNKTVGYISDVRFYQHETKAGSPHLLMLMVEVKNNGLSQTDGDKDSATPWIEGHLDKCILEQIGLQLMSDIWNSTFAPSTLAVVCFRTEVVFMLLESDLEHYEAWILNKNVDNFKSCIQYTRSYNIMVADDRRQLLELLFWLGCTQKGDFERYFFF; translated from the exons ATGGCAACATGTAAACGAACCATTAGCAACGAAGAATCAAGTTACAGCTCAGACATTGAATTTTTTCCTAACTGTAAAAGACATCAAACTAAAAAGCCGAAATTGATAGACGGAAAATTGAACGATGTTGGAGTTATTTTCTCGGAGAAGCCTATATCTATGGATAACTTGAttcaaaatcttaaaattttACAGAAGGGATCCAATGGATCTGGAAACTTTCCCACCACCATTGATTCACTCAAAATGTTCACCAGGGACCTTCTTACTTTTTCATTCCCTTGTGTCAGTTGGAGTAAGAAATCAACACTACCATTAGCATTAATGTTACAAGAAGAGGAAATAGAACAAGAATCGTTAATGATCATCTGTACAATTAATAAAACATTATCTGAATTCTATGAAAGAACGAGGTGTAGAGAGAATAACAATCTTCCAAATTTGATATTAACTGACAGATTGAGTAATAG ACTGTTTGAACATTGGTTTcacagaatatttttatttgtttctggTATGAAAGAAATCCTTGAAAAGTTGATAAATCCTATACCAGTTCCACCTGGAAGATATTCTGATCAAGAAATATTACAAGAAAGTGTATTCACTCAAATATTCCTAAAGTTTGCACAGATATGTTTTCTCAATCCAGA AGTTGGGGAAGCtagcaaaaaatgtttaaaaataagaaataaaactgtTGGTTATATTTCTGATGTAAGATTTTATCAACATGAAACTAAAGCTGGATCACCTCATTTATTAATGTTGATGGTAGAG GTTAAAAACAATGGTTTAAGTCAGACAGATGGTGACAAGGATTCAGCTACTCCATGGATAGAGGGACATTTGGACAAATGTATACTAGAACAGATAGGGCTCCAACTCATGTCTGATATTTGGAACTCAACATTTGCTCCAAGTACTCTTGCAGTTGTTTGTTTTAGGACTGAG GTTGTTTTCATGTTACTGGAATCAGATTTAGAACACTATGAAGCTTGGATATTGAATAAAAATGTGGATAACTTTAAATCATGTATACAGTACACCAGATCATATAATATCATGGTAGCAGATGATCGGAGACAGCTATTAGAACTACTATTTTGGTTGGGATGTACTCAAAAAGGAGACTTTGAACGttactttttcttttaa
- the LOC143044973 gene encoding uncharacterized protein LOC143044973 isoform X1, giving the protein MSTISQRWYICTVLLCLSPYLEAFNSCKEVSLSKNRNTSGEYILYHDENPFKVYCFFEDDWVYTFISKSSYNTSIDMSKLYNTKNFTKIRIRWNDGTQKDVSVENLTGYQDKSDLYFGYNNHNSYQGPQSTNADHMSPYLFLGFLPIKLARNKTIQGYRAGERDFTFNNCDANPNSYITFYFNPNRSYPRIVGRSNTFMNGWMEYSSLINKSLSMGREFYFDFEMHMGGCGGFMTTYAVSNLTVALGLPFGPLSNLEEHEEDTDDVRNRGMIIGLVIGLVLLICVGVVAVIFLKRFTAMSKERDMFKNVITSDDYTIPIKNDQSHEYQTLEIRNSKKPYMNVASISGSRAVSNTDYDYAANEYVDLDHQIGLKNRESNYNQYEAVEQTQNM; this is encoded by the exons ATGTCAACCATTTCCCAAAGGTGGTACATTTGCACGGTACTGCTATGTTTATCCCCGTATTTAGAGGCGTTTA ATTCATGCAAAGAAGTATCTTTGTCAAAGAATCGAAATACCAGTGGAGAATATATACTTTATCATGACGAAAACCCATTCAAGGTGTATTGCTTCTTTGAAGATGATTGGGTGTATACATTTATATCAAAGTCGTCGTATAACACATCAATTGACATGTCAAAGTTATACAACACTAAAAACTTTACCAAAATTCGTATCAGGTGGAACGACGGTACACAAAAAGATGTTTCTGTAGAAAATTTGACAGGATATCAAGATAAGTCTGATCTCTACTTCGGATATAACAACCATAATTCATATCAAGGCCCTCAAAGCACAAATGCCGATCACATGTCGCCATATCTGTTTCTCGGATTTTTACCAATTAAATTGGCAAGAAACAAAACCATACAAGGATATCGTGCTGGAGAAAGGGATTTTACATTCAATAATTGTGACGCAAATCCAAACAGTTACATAACTTTCTATTTCAATCCTAATAGAAGCTATCCGAGGATAGTTGGCAGGTCGAATACCTTTATGAACGGTTGGATGGAGTATTCgtcattaataaataaaagtttatcCATGGGTAGGGAATTCTATTTTGACTTTGAGATGCATATGGGCGGTTGCGGTGGATTTATGACAACATATGCTGTATCCAATTTAACGGTAGCTTTAGGATTGCCGTTTg GGCCTTTATCCAATCTGGAAGAACATGAGGAAGATACTGATGATGTGAGAAATAGAG ggATGATAATCGGACTGGTGATCGGTTTGGTACTGTTAATATGTGTTGGCGTCGTTGcagtaatatttttaaaaag ATTTACTGCTATGAGTAAAGAGAGGGACATGTTCAAAAATGTTATAACTTCAGATGATTATACAATTCCAATAAAGAACGACCAAAGTCACGAGTATCAAACCCTAGAAATTAGAAACAGTAAGAAACCATACATGAATGTTGCGAGTATATCAGGCAGTCGTGCTGTATCTAACACTGACTATGACTACGCTGCAAATGAATATGTTGACCTTGACCACCAAATAGGCTTAAAAAATAGGGAATCGAATTATAATCAATATGAAGCTGTTGAACAAACGCAAAATATGTAA